From Aspergillus chevalieri M1 DNA, chromosome 4, nearly complete sequence, a single genomic window includes:
- a CDS encoding putative C2H2 finger domain protein (Kin17) (BUSCO:EOG092657UN;~COG:A;~EggNog:ENOG410PG1U;~InterPro:IPR036236,IPR019447,IPR037321,IPR038254, IPR013087;~PFAM:PF10357): MPRAEAGSNKAISNGMKAVCSPNPSPRAFCNTSNEHEVDNEQKGLGRLRWYCQACEKQMRDENGFKCHVQSESHVRQVLLIGEDPKKYIESYSKEFVQNFVNMLRTTHGEKKVHVNQFYQQVIQDKHHIHMNATKWKSLTQFAAYLGREGICRVEETEKGLFVSWIDNSPETMKRREAIMRKERQDKGDEEREQKQIQEQIERAQQKADREDELDPEAKLLQRKEGEKVKLNIGFGAKPVEAKPESEKQSSPEQKDKSTAPEAAAAESPAPSAEAAPVPAPKISMSLGGGNKPKNVFAAVAKKNPLAGKKGPVMEAPKKMTEQERIMKAEMEAMERKRSRGPSGFPNAKRPKVS; encoded by the exons ATGCCGCGCGCAGAAGCAGGAAGCAACAAGGCCATCAGCAATGGCATGAAAGCGGTATGTTCCCCAAACCCCTCTCCCCGAGCGTTTTGCAACACGAGTAACGAGCATGAGGTTGACAACGAGCAGAAAGGTCTAGGCCGATTGCGCTGGTACTGCCAAGCATGCGAGAAGCAAATGCGCGATGAGAACGGGTTTAAATG CCACGTCCAAAGCGAAAGCCACGTCCGACAGGTGCTGCTGATCGGCGAGGATCCGAAGAAGTACATCGAAAGCTATAGCAAGGAGTTTGTGCAGAACTTTGTGAATATGCTGCGGACGACGCATGGCGAGAAGAAGGTCCATGTCAATCAGTTCTACCAGCAGGTTATTCAGGATAAACAT CACATTCACATGAACGCTACGAAATGGAAGAGTTTAACGCAGTTCGCCGCATACCTGGGACGAGAAGGGATTTGCCGCGTCgaggaaacagaaaaggGGCTGTTCGTGTCGTGGATTGATAACAGCCCCGAGACAATGAAGCGACGCGAAGCCATCATGAGAAAAGAGCGACAGGATAAAGGCGATGAGGAACGCGAGCAAAAGCAGATCCAGGAGCAGATTGAGCGCGCGCAGCAGAAAGCGGATAGGGAGGATGAATTGGATCCCGAGGCGAAATTGTTGCAGCGGAAGGAGGGTGAGAAGGTCAAGTTGAATATCGGGTTTGGCGCGAAGCCTGTGGAGGCGAAGCCTGAGTCTGAGAAGCAGTCGTCTCCTGAGCAGAAAGATAAGTCGACAGCACCAGAGGCTGCGGCTGCAGAATCGCCCGCGCCATCTGCTGAAGCCGCACCAGTACCAGCACCGAAGATCTCGATGTCTCTTGGCGGCGGGAATAAACCGAAGAATGTATTTGCAGCAGTTGCGAAGAAGAACCCGCTTgcagggaagaaggggcCAGTGATGGAAGCCCCGAAGAAGATGACGGAGCAGGAGAGGATCATGAAGGCTGAGATGGAGGCTATGGAGCGGAAGCGGTCTCGTGGGCCGTCTGGGTTTCCGAATGCTAAGCGGCCCAAGGTTTCATGA
- a CDS encoding HPP family protein (COG:S;~EggNog:ENOG410PP49;~InterPro:IPR007065;~PFAM:PF04982;~TransMembrane:5 (o35-55i67-85o97-115i127-147o167-189i)) — MAFSIPSVNILPRLPRWVSHWFGYRPTPPKPLPQYLVWIWSFFAAFCGLCVLQAIFNYSSYFERRHVPGIVASFGASAVLCYGAIDAPLAQPRALIFGHFLSALVGICVTKLFSLMPDEERFNSLRWLAASLSSAVAIVVMQVTQTTHPPAGATALLPAVDDAIWELSWYFLPVVLLSSVIIMAVALLLNNIQRRYPTFWIAPSPPPKPAPTPVTAPEHQKEHAEEELGGNTLLPR; from the exons ATGGCCTTCAGCATTCCCTCGGTTAACATCCTTCCCCGGCTCCCGCGCTGGGTGAGCCACTGGTTTGGCTATCGGCCGACACCCCCCAAACCATTGCCGCAGTATTTGGTCTGGATATGGTCGTTTTTTGCAGCGTTTTGCGGTTTATGTGTGTTGCAAGCGATATTCAATTACTCGTCGTATTTTGAGCGTCGCCATGTACCAGGCATCGTCGCGTCATTT GGCGCCTCTGCCGTCCTCTGCTACGGCGCAATCGACGCCCCCCTGGCCCAACCCCGCGCCCTAATCTTCGGCCACTTCCTCAGCGCCCTCGTCGGTATCTGCGTCACAAAGCTCTTCAGCCTGATGCCCGATGAAGAACGCTTCAACTCGCTGCGCTGGCTAGCAGCTTCGCTTTCCTCAGCTGTCGCCATCGTAGTCATGCAGGTCACCCAGACCACGCATCCGCCGGCGGGAGCAACAGCTCTTCTTCCCGCTGTCGATGATGCTATCTGGGAGCTGTCGTGGTATTTCTTGCCTGTGGTGCTGCTGTCGTCAGTGATTATTATGGCTGTTGCGTTGCTATTGAATAATATTCAGAGGAGGTATCCGACTTTCTGGATTGCGCCGAGTCCGCCGCCGAAGCCTGCGCCAACGCCGGTTACTGCGCCGGAGCATCAGAAAGAGCATGCAGAAGAGGAATTGGG TGGAAATACGCTTCTTCCTCGGTGA
- a CDS encoding amidohydrolase family protein (COG:S;~EggNog:ENOG410PP0G;~InterPro:IPR006680,IPR032466,IPR032465;~PFAM:PF04909;~SECRETED:SignalP(1-24);~go_function: GO:0016787 - hydrolase activity [Evidence IEA];~go_function: GO:0016831 - carboxy-lyase activity [Evidence IEA]), which produces MKPPLSSSLLLALPIALVASTASGDRDSLLKDNKAWYLTDTHIHAIPPGYKNALAEAGGDPSGYPTPDWSEEGTLESLDWTGSARAVLSVSTPGIPIAGTSQQARNLCRETNNYLADLVNKHPLRLDFFGALPDWRDVNGTLEEIDYIYSIQKQAVGVGLYTSYGDLLPGDAMFKPIWDKLDSYGALAFMHPGIMDVKPFFIGGFLPQPIIDYPQQTTRAAVDLVVSGVRSNTPNVDLVLSHAGGTLPFLAQRAYGSLTSEDIAKNSVVDAAEALVQFKRFYYDTALSNSPAQLSALLLSVDPSHILLGTDYPYAPAETIKASFKEYTEWLKVHPALSADVLTQNAMKLILKHALWK; this is translated from the coding sequence ATGAAACCTCCTTTGTCTTCATCGCTTCTCCTAGCCCTTCCAATAGCCCTGGTGGCTTCGACAGCTTCCGGGGACAGGGACTCCCTTCTCAAAGACAACAAGGCCTGGTATCTGACTGATACCCATATTCACGCCATTCCGCCAGGTTACAAGAATGCTCTTGCAGAAGCTGGCGGTGACCCATCGGGCTATCCCACTCCGGATTGGTCTGAAGAAGGCACGTTGGAGAGCTTGGATTGGACCGGATCTGCTCGGGCGGTGCTCTCGGTCTCAACGCCAGGAATTCCCATCGCTGGCACCAGTCAGCAGGCCCGTAATCTCTGCAGAGAAACAAACAATTACCTAGCCGACCTGGTGAACAAGCATCCATTGCGCCTGGACTTCTTTGGCGCCCTCCCGGATTGGCGAGATGTAAACGGCACCCTCGAAGAGATTGACTACATCTACTCGATCCAGAAACAGGCCGTCGGCGTGGGGCTCTACACTTCGTATGGTGATCTCCTGCCTGGTGACGCCATGTTCAAGCCAATCTGGGACAAACTGGATAGCTACGGCGCCTTGGCCTTCATGCACCCAGGAATCATGGACGTGAAGCCCTTTTTCATCGGCGGATTCCTCCCCCAGCCGATCATTGATTACCCTCAACAAACCACCCGCGCTGCCGTGGACCTCGTTGTCAGCGGCGTCAGATCGAACACGCCGAACGTCGACTTGGTTCTTTCACACGCCGGCGGCACCCTCCCATTTCTTGCTCAGCGCGCATACGGGAGTCTCACCAGCGAAGACATTGCCAAAAACAGTGTTGTCGATGCGGCGGAAGCTCTGGTCCAGTTCAAGCGTTTCTATTACGACACCGCGCTCAGTAACTCGCCCGCCCAGCTGAGTGCGCTTCTGCTGAGTGTCGACCCGTCTCACATTCTCCTGGGAACGGACTACCCATATGCGCCCGCGGAGACCATCAAGGCCAGCTTTAAGGAGTATACTGAGTGGTTGAAGGTCCATCCGGCACTGTCGGCTGATGTTCTGACTCAGAATGCAATGAAGCTGATTTTGAAGCATGCCCTGTGGAAGTGA
- the nctB gene encoding negative cofactor 2 transcription regulator complex subunit NCB2 (COG:K;~EggNog:ENOG410PNSW;~InterPro:IPR009072,IPR042225,IPR003958;~PFAM:PF00125,PF00808;~go_component: GO:0017054 - negative cofactor 2 complex [Evidence IEA];~go_function: GO:0003712 - transcription coregulator activity [Evidence IEA];~go_function: GO:0046982 - protein heterodimerization activity [Evidence IEA];~go_process: GO:0000122 - negative regulation of transcription by RNA polymerase II [Evidence IEA]), with product MSDREFSSNDDLSLPKATVQKIITEILPYSSGQTFSKDARDLLMECCVEFITLISSEANDISEKEAKKTIACEHVERALRDLGFGDYIPDVLAVAEEHKEQLKSREKKQSKMEQSGLSEEELLRQQQELFRSATEKYNAAPE from the exons ATGTCTGACAGAGAATTTAGCT CAAACGACGATTTGTCGCTTCCTAAAG CGACCGTCCAGAAGATCATCACTGAAATTCTCCCCTACTCTTCCGGCCAGACCTTCTCCAAAGATGCCCGCGACCTGCTCATGGAATGCTGCGTCGAATTCATCACCCTGATTTCATCCGAAGCCAACGATATCAGCGAAAAGGAGGCAAAGAAGACTATCGCCTGCGAACACGTTGAGAGGGCCCTGCGCGATCTTGGGTTTGGCGATTACATCCCAGATGTGTTGGCTGTTGCAGAGGAGCACAAGGAACAGTTGAAG TCACGggaaaagaagcagagcaaGATGGAACAGAGCGGTTTGTCTGAGGAGGAACTTCTACGACAGCAGCAGGAGCTGTTTCGGTCTGCGACGGAAAAGTACAACGCTGCGCCGGAATGA
- the ARP9 gene encoding putative chromatin remodeling complex subunit (Arp9) (COG:Z;~EggNog:ENOG410PFKF;~InterPro:IPR004000,IPR043129;~PFAM:PF00022): MPPFKDEHVLIIAPGSQVTLAQLGLPESFTPARFRFPTRMFPAEKQGEYEPYRIREKRQEVVKNGAGGNGAAPVPKVDVNMKDADAVPETKTENTEDTEKEKTEGQEGEGTKQEVTEEIVYEEDVTSDEGAVYPMENGRIVDWPCFFALLTHIHNTLSPPFHTPIMIISEPVWTARDREAITQFVFEKFKTPAFSLMDSALAVCYGYGTQTATVVDVGKGKVNVTAVTDFLVNEHGRGIALEGCGGDYMTDRIEELLGSKGFTREMCEQLKRSNITEILPPGTPLPGAAATARQGANPAASASTGAPEGGAPNENVPRGPGDSTQTGEEGAEGEDEGVLDVAAIVSGNTSEYLANIEKEKGSTKKGSAAEQAAKALRLPNSKKEKASFQFEELVPIQSEENSNASGRYIRQKRDIEVGVERFLSATPKQQAGERFSNGILDDIATQIHHTILSVPDASKRSELWDSLIVVGNGSKIKGFTQSLLGTITQKFILSPSASMFSSEIPSNFASPLPTGGTTTPAQMTPGYPVAGQGVNPLLVAATHSGNPGMSHMGTPSADPSLLYRPSGHSQTPTSVKTLKPPEYFSEWKEQANSNAPGASGGGGGSNNGNAAGGPGAPGQPSTGHGMEEAVFLGAQVASKVIFILDQGLTKGFMSRVDYNENGPSAIHDYIL, from the exons ATGCCGCCGTTCAAAGATGAGCATGTGTTG ATCATCGCGCCAGGCTCGCAGGTGACCCTGGCGCAACTAGGCTTGCCGGAGTCCTTCACGCCCGCTCGCTTTCGCTTCCCGACACGTATGTTCCCGGCTGAGAAACAGGGTGAATATGAGCCGTATAGGATTCGCGAAAAGAGACAGGAGGTTGTTAAGAATGGTGCCGGTGGTAATGGCGCGGCGCCGGTGCCGAAGGTGGATGTGAATATGAAGGACGCGGATGCTGTGCCGGAGACGAAGACGGAGAATACAGAAGACaccgagaaggagaagactGAGGGACAAGAGGGAGAAGGGACCAAGCAGGAGGTTACAGAGGAGATTGTGTACGAGGAGGACGTTACCTCTGACGAGGGAGCCGTTTATCCCATGGAGAATGGGCGGATTGTCGACTGGCCGTGCTTTTTCGCTCTTCTTACGCATATCCATAATACCCTCAGTCCGCCGTTTCACACGCCGATTATGATTATTTCGGAGCCGGTTTGGACCGCTCGGGATCGGGAGGCGATTACGCAGTTTGTGTTTGAGAAGTTCAAGACACCCGCGTTTTCGCTTATGGACTCCGCGCTTGCTGTTTGTTACGGATACGGGACTCAGACGGCTACCGTGGTAGATGTCGGAAAGGGCAAGGTTAATGTCACCGCTGTGACAGATTTTTTGGTCAATGAGCATGGAAGGGGTATTGCGCTTGAGGGGTGTGGTGGTGACTACATGACGGATCGAATTGAAGAGCTCCTGGGTTCGAAGGGATTTACCAGGGAGATGTGTGAACAGCTGAAGAGGAGCAATATCACCGAGATCCTACCACCCGGAACCCCGCTACCTGGCGCCGCTGCGACCGCACGGCAAGGTGCCAACCCGGCTGCATCGGCGTCTACCGGCGCACCAGAGGGAGGCGCGCCGAATGAGAACGTTCCCCGCGGGCCTGGAGACAGCACCCAAACTGGCGAGGAAGGCGCAGAGGGCGAAGATGAGGGTGTGCTGGACGTGGCAGCTATTGTCAGCGGAAACACCAGCGAGTACCTAGCCAACatcgagaaagaaaagggctCTACGAAGAAAGGCAGCGCTGCCGAACAAGCCGCCAAAGCCCTCCGTCTTCCGAACtcgaagaaagaaaaggctTCCTTCCAGTTCGAGGAATTAGTACCGATTCAATCAGAGGAGAACAGCAACGCATCCGGCCGGTATATCCGTCAGAAGCGTGATATCGAAGTTGGTGTGGAGCGCTTCCTTTCTGCTACCCCGAAGCAGCAGGCGGGCGAGCGTTTCTCTAATGGTATTCTTGATGATATCGCTACCCAGATCCACCATACTATCCTTTCAGTCCCTGACGCGTCGAAGCGCAGCGAGCTTTGGGATTCTTTGATTGTGGTTGGTAACGGCAGTAAAATCAAAG GATTCACACAATCTCTGCTCGGAACCATCACACAAAAGTTCATTCTCTCACCCTCCGCCAGCATGTTCTCGTCTGAGATTCCCTCGAACTTCGCCTCTCCCCTTCCAACCGGAGGCACCACCACTCCGGCCCAGATGACACCTGGATACCCTGTCGCAGGCCAAGGCGTCAACCCTCTCCTCGTCGCAGCCACCCACTCCGGTAACCCTGGCATGTCCCACATGGGCACACCCTCTGCCGACCCATCTCTCCTCTACCGTCCCAGCGGCCACTCCCAAACCCCCACCTCCGTCAAAACCCTCAAGCCTCCCGAGTACTTCTCCGAATGGAAAGAACAAGCCAACTCCAACGCACCCGGCGCCAGcggaggcggcggcgggAGTAACAACGGCAACGCTGCTGGCGGCCCTGGTGCCCCTGGCCAGCCAAGCACCGGCCACGGCATGGAAGAAGCGGTGTTCCTGGGCGCGCAAGTTGCGTCCAAGGTCATTTTCATTCTCGACCAGGGTCTTACTAAGGGATTTATGAGCCGCGTTGATTATAATGAGAATGGACCGTCGGCGATCCATGATTATATCCTGTGA
- a CDS encoding SDR family oxidoreductase (COG:Q;~EggNog:ENOG410PNB7;~InterPro:IPR002347,IPR036291,IPR020904;~PFAM:PF00106,PF13561,PF08659;~go_function: GO:0016491 - oxidoreductase activity [Evidence IEA];~go_process: GO:0055114 - oxidation-reduction process [Evidence IEA]): protein MPLDYITQKSTGSRGHLNYSTYTTTDFLTTASIDQSLIHQYRIMSAKTIIVTGASRGIGLSITKYLLSAPQSHNVVVVARSPEPLQKLKDQYGKQVEILNGDLADFSLAPKAVDLAVKSFGKLDGIVLNHGMLGQVGKIAEAEPEQWKYGWDVNFLSLVAFVKAALPALRETKGKIIFTSSGASVTAYTGWGLYGASKAAMNHLALSLGDEEPDVTSVSIRPGMVDTEMQRELREDHATSLVPHIHSKFVGVHKEGKLLKPEQPGHVMAKLVLDAPSALSGKFLSWNDKELAGFQE from the exons ATGCCCCTCGATTACATCACCCAGAAATCCACCGGCAGCCGGGGCCATCTCAACTATTCTACCTATACAACTACTGATTTCTTGACCACAGCTTCAATTGATCAATCCCTCATCCATCAATACAGAATCATGTCCGCCAAAACCATCATCGTCACCGGTGCCTCCCGAG GCATCGGCCTCTCCATAACAAAATACCTCCTCAGCGCCCCCCAATCCCACAACGTCGTCGTTGTCGCCCGCAGCCCCGAACCCCTCCAAAAGCTCAAAGACCAATACGGCAAGCAAGTCGAGATCCTCAACGGCGACCTAGCAGATTTCTCCCTTGCGCCCAAGGCCGTTGATCTCGCGGTGAAGAGCTTCGGGAAGTTGGATGGGATTGTCCTGAACCATGGCATGCTGGGACAGGTTGGGAAGATTGCGGAGGCGGAGCCCGAGCAGTGGAAGTATGGGTGGGATGTGAATTTTTTGAGTTTGGTTGCTTTT GTTAAAGCGGCTCTTCCTGCGCTTCGTGAGACTAAGGGGAAGATTATTTTCACTTCGTCTGGGGCGTCGGTTACTGCTTACACGGGCTGGGGACTTTACGGTGCTTCGAAGGCTGCGATGAACCATTTGGCGCTGAGTCTGGGTGATGAGGAACCCGATGTGACTTCTGTGTCCATCCGGCCTGGAATGGTCGACACGGAGATGCAGCGGGAACTGCGCGAGGACCATGCTACGAGTCTGGTGCCGCATATCCATTCGAAATTTGTGGGCGTGCACAAGGAGGGAAAGCTTCTCAAGCCCGAGCAGCCTGGACATGTTATGGCCAAGCTGGTGCTTGATGCCCCGAGTGCATTGAGCGGGAAATTTCTCTC GTGGAACGACAAGGAACTCGCAGGCTTTCAAGAGTAA
- a CDS encoding uncharacterized protein (COG:E;~EggNog:ENOG410Q18Y;~InterPro:IPR006076,IPR036188;~go_function: GO:0016491 - oxidoreductase activity [Evidence IEA];~go_process: GO:0055114 - oxidation-reduction process [Evidence IEA]) yields MSTVILGGGIIGSSIAYYLSNKQPTEEIHVVECSSQLFSAASGYAAGFLAKDWFAPSLAPLAALSFDLHGELAAENGGTEKWGYMKGSALSLDVSTGGLRNGPRGDDWLRAGTSRADTAAGSRESQIAEAPTWLTKQKGAALEKISDDDTTAVA; encoded by the coding sequence ATGTCGACGGTCATTCTCGGGGGAGGAATTATCGGCTCTTCTATCGCCTACTATCTGTCGAACAAACAACCCACAGAAGAAATCCACGTCGTCGAATGCTCCTCGCAGCTTTTCAGCGCCGCATCAGGCTACGCAGCTGGTTTCCTGGCAAAAGACTGGTTCGCACCGTCTCTGGCACCGCTAGCCGCTCTTTCATTCGATTTGCATGGTGAATTGGCCGCGGAGAACGGCGGAACTGAGAAATGGGGCTATATGAAAGGCTCTGCATTGAGTCTTGATGTTTCAACTGGAGGTTTAAGGAACGGTCCTCGTGGCGATGACTGGCTGCGAGCTGGAACGAGCCGGGCAGATACTGCTGCTGGATCCAGAGAGTCGCAGATCGCAGAGGCACCAACGTGGTTGACGAAGCAGAAGGGTGCGGCGTTGGAGAAAATTAGTGATGATGATACGACTGCTGTTGCGTGA
- a CDS encoding Zn(II)2Cys6 transcription factor (COG:S;~EggNog:ENOG410PXBR;~InterPro:IPR036864,IPR007219,IPR001138;~PFAM:PF04082;~TransMembrane:2 (o348-365i611-629o);~go_function: GO:0000981 - DNA-binding transcription factor activity, RNA polymerase II-specific [Evidence IEA];~go_function: GO:0003677 - DNA binding [Evidence IEA];~go_function: GO:0008270 - zinc ion binding [Evidence IEA];~go_process: GO:0006351 - transcription, DNA-templated [Evidence IEA];~go_process: GO:0006355 - regulation of transcription, DNA-templated [Evidence IEA]) gives MSDTHGERVENTLSQVEDVNIAPEEYPPKRQKRGRYVSKACDECQKRKIKCDGRLPCRACTLKGRECNRQTIDMRRRGLTVPDEALERSHSPGDQDKEHPTTKELAVRLDRIENQLSSLVSSISRGLGGLDGSTSEPVSPQDHRTNHGPRSLGFSSIKSTPNNSVPMFSGETSIAHTLDQVENHLAHIGGDENRHSAATSQIAKTSLPPSPIPRGEVDDENHEQIYIRQVLNDFDIEPDRQCWDEFLDTFCEEVHILYPMLHLPTLRLTYIKMWGKHLLSPECELGHDDSRFSIAQIWICLAIGRCTQSARIHGEDGRHSAGWSLYDAAMHLIGDLLSSFRECSSPKLILQTLVLIVIYLFRLDANESAEKVLALAITHSHNLGIHRRKVVEGISAFNSEMVRRVWWCIYLMDRRLAIDTGHPFLIQDVNVDTPLPRELSDDWLTGYRDDPSTNCEVEPDIQAEVARAPLTAVSYLNAMISYSRLIGRVWEGMYGVGRTETAPSFLLRESLEQHIARAQKEIQSEFLQDYNKPLNWKLNSAPWWRTKQRMLMHIRWYSIQLLIRKPMLQRAVSPSSPIPESPENEVTCMHIAQNMIQGLTKFPKERVRSTFTFLHYFVSATMISMGLIIKEPSFKAAYGNATLQAARMLRTYCRQTWISGRMVRSIYRLNQMATRVLSDYSSRPSSREVKEARKPALANRPSKQPYFAPDMHPQHNTSYSLGNAPDSRQAPQATENTQGQQIKFPNNPLDYPTNTGLHDLSAFEDIWNPELTNIVMDDFDFEETTASNLNQTFPSNAYGINPALTQTTTTFAAPDVESARPLNAQTAFIYDAPTGISQDVQVTGESEMEIDWLQSLFWDSVGSYL, from the exons ATGTCAGATACGCATGGAGAGCGTGTTGAGAATACCCTATCTCAGGTAGAAGACGTCAACATCGCCCCTGAAGAATATCCGCCCAAGCGCCAGAAACGGGGGAGATATGTTTCCAAAGCATG TGATGAGtgccagaaaaggaaaattaAG TGTGATGGAAGACTGCCATGCCGGGCATGTACGCTCAAAGGCAGAGAGTGCAATCGACAGACTATCGATATGCGCCGTCGTGGATTGACAGTCCCAGATGAGGCGTTGGAGAGATCTCACTCTCCAGGTGATCAGGATAAAGAGCA CCCCACGACAAAAGAACTGGCTGTCCGGCTGGACCGGATTGAAAATCAGCTAAGCTCACTTGTATCTTCCATATCCCGTGGATTGGGTGGATTAGATGGTTCTACTTCTGAGCCCGTGAGCCCGCAAGACCACCGTACAAACCACGGGCCACGCTCGCTTGGTTTCTCAAGCATTAAGAGTACACCGAACAACTCAGTGCCGATGTTCTCTGGTGAAACGTCCATCGCGCACACGCTGGATCAGGTTGAAAACCATTTAGCGCATATAGGAGGTGATGAAAACAGACATTCTGCTGCGACGTCTCAGATCGCAAAGACGTCTTTGCCTCCGTCGCCAATTCCTCGTGGTGAAGTCGACGATGAGAATCATGAGCAGATCTATATTAGACAGGTCTTGAATGACTTTGACATTGAACCGGATAGACAATGCTGGGACGAGTTCTTGGATACCTTCTGCGAAGAAGTTCATATTCTGTATCCAATGCTCCACTTACCCACTCTGCGACTCACTTATATCAAAATGTGGGGCAAACACCTCCTTTCTCCAGAGTGTGAGCTTGGTCATGATGATTCTCGCTTTTCTATCGCTCAGATCTGGATCTGTCTTGCGATTGGGAGATGCACCCAGTCGGCGCGTATTCATGGTGAGGATGGTCGACACTCTGCTGGCTGGAGTCTCTATGATGCTGCAATGCATCTAATTGGAGATCTACTAAGTAGTTTCCGGGAGTGTTCAAGCCCGAAATTGATTTTGCAGACATTGGTTCTGATA GTCATCTATCTCTTCCGCTTGGACGCGAATGAAAGCGCGGAAAAAGTGTTGGCGCTCGCTATTACGCACTCACATAATCTTGGTATCCATCGACGCAAAGTTGTCGAAGGCATATCTGCTTTTAACAGTGAGATGGTCCGACGCGTGTGGTGGTGTATATATCTCATGGATCGAAGATTAGCTATTGATACGGGCCATCCATTCTTGATACAGGATGTTAATGTCGACACTCCTCTGCCTCGAGAGCTTAGTGATGATTGGCTTACGGGATATCGAGATGACCCAAGTACGAATTGTGAAGTTGAGCCTGACATCCAGGCAGAAGTAGCTCGGGCTCCTTTGACAGCGGTATCATATCTCAATGCTATGATCAGCTATTCGCGTTTAATTGGCAGAGTCTGGGAAGGAATGTATGGCGTGGGCAGAACTGAGACGGCCCCGAGTTTTCTTCTGCGCGAGTCTTTGGAGCAACATATCGCCAGAGCTCAGAAGGAAATACAGTCTGAATTTCTTCAAGATTATAACAAGCCGTTGAACTGGAAATTGAACAGCGCCCCATGGTGGCGTACCAAGCAGCGGATGCTGATGCATATT CGATGGTACTCTATCCAACTCCTGATCCGCAAACCAATGCTCCAACGAGCAGTTTCTCCATCAAGCCCCATTCCAGAGAGCCCCGAAAACGAGGTTACCTGCATGCACATCGCCCAAAACATGATCCAAGGACTAACCAAGTTCCCAAAAGAACGTGTTCGCTCTACGTTCACATTCCTTCATTACTTCGTATCTGCTACTATGATCTCTATGGGATTGATAATCAAGGAACCTTCGTTTAAAGCTGCTTATGGTAATGCAACACTGCAAGCGGCTAGGATGTTGAGGACATACTGTCGTCAGACGTGGATTTCTGGGAGGATGGTGCGGTCGATATACAGACTGAACCAGATGGCTACGCGAGTTCTTAGTGATTACTCGAGTCGGCCATCGTCTCGTGAGGTGAAAGAGGCCCGGAAACCTGCGTTAGCAAACCGTCCGTCGAAGCAGCCGTATTTCGCTCCTGACATGCATCCCCAACATAATACGTCATATTCGCTTGGGAATGCTCCTGACAGCCGACAGGCGCCACAAGCCACCGAGAATACTCAAGGCCAGCAAATAAAATTTCCAAACAATCCTCTCGACTACCCAACCAACACCGGCTTACACGATCTCAGCGCATTCGAAGATATCTGGAACCCCGAGCTCACAAATATCGTGATGGACGATTTTGATTTCGAGGAGACTACCGCAAGTAATCTGAACCAGACATTCCCGTCCAATGCATACGGAATCAACCCGGCATTGACTCAGACGACGACGACTTTCGCTGCCCCTGATGTGGAGAGTGCGAGACCTCTCAACGCACAAACTGCCTTCATATATGATGCACCAACGGGAATATCTCAAGATGTACAGGTTACAGGAGAGTCGGAAATGGAAATTGACTGGCTACAGTCTTTGTTTTGGGATTCTGTTGGGTCGTATCTATAG